Sequence from the [Chlorobium] sp. 445 genome:
CATAATAGCCTGCTGAAAGTACGTAAGTGCCCAGCATAATGCGTCGTTTGACTTCTGCACCAAAACCTTCGCTGCGTGAGCGCACATACATTTCGTTGAGGTCTTGGACCTGTTCAGCGCGATACCCGTAGCGTGCGCCATCGTAGCGCGCAAGATTGGATGAGGCTTCGGCAGTGGCGAGAATGTAGTACGCTGCAAGGGCATATTCAGAGTAAGGCAGTGAAATCTCCACAAGCGTTGCCCCTTTCTCCGAAAGCATGTCAAGTCGTGAGCGGATAATGCTATACACTTCTGAATTTAAATCTTCCGTGAAAAACTCCTTTGGTACGCCGATTTTAAGCCCTTGAAGCTCTAAGCCTTTTGCACTTGGTGCTAGCTCTGCAATGCGTGCAATCGTGTCGCTAAATTTCATCTCTGCGCTGTAATGCGGTACGGGTGCATTAGACGAAGTCGCATCACGTGGATCTTCACCGGCGATTACTTCCAGAACCAGTGCGGCATCTTCAACGGTCTTTGATAGCACGCCGATTTGATCAAAGGATGAACCGAAAGCTACCAAGCCATAACGCGAGACTCTGCCGTAGGTAGGTTTCAAGCCCACAATGCCACAAAACGACGCAGGCTGACGCACCGAGCCACCCGTATCTGAACCTAATGCGACCAGCGCACAATCTGCTGCAACTGCGGCAGCTGAACCGCCCGAACTACCACCCGGCACACGCTCCTCATCCAACGGATTTTTCACTGCACCGAAATAGGAGTTCTCGTTCGAACTGCCCATAGCGAATTCATCCATATTCGTTTTGCCAAGCAAAATCGCATCTTCATTGAGCAAGCGTTCAATGGCAGTAGCGTTGTAGATACTGATATAGTTTGAGAGTATGCGCGAGGCGCAGGTCAGGCGCTCACCGGCAATGGCAATGTTGTCTTTTATAGCAATCGGCAAACCAAAAAGTTTACCCGGGGGCACACCCAAAGAAAGTTTTTGATCCAAGGCTTTTGCACGCGCTAGAGCAGAGTCTTCAAAGACTGTAATGAAAATGTTCAAATGCTTTGTCTGTGCAATCTGGTTAAGGTATTGCTTGACAACACTTTCGCAGGTTACAGCCTTAGAGAGCAGTTGCTCACGCAACTCACGATACGATGAGTAAAATTTCGACACAATAAACCGTAGATAGAGGTTTTTTCAGAATAGAAAAGATACGCAATTGTGTAAAGGTTTTCAATGAGAAGCACTGGGTTCAAAATGCTGTGCATACCACTCGGCAAGCACTAGCAACGTCCACAGTTGCGAGCCATAGCTGCGTGTGCCAGTGCGATGTTCTTCAAACAAGCGCTGAATATACTTCTTACTAAATAGGTTCATTTTCATTAGTCCCGAACCTAGAATCCGTGCTTCAGCAATAGGCGAGAGCTTGCCACTGCGTAGCCATTCGCTCGATGGCGCTGCAAAGCCTTGCTTTTTGCGATAAATGATG
This genomic interval carries:
- a CDS encoding Asp-tRNA(Asn)/Glu-tRNA(Gln) amidotransferase GatCAB subunit A, with translation MSKFYSSYRELREQLLSKAVTCESVVKQYLNQIAQTKHLNIFITVFEDSALARAKALDQKLSLGVPPGKLFGLPIAIKDNIAIAGERLTCASRILSNYISIYNATAIERLLNEDAILLGKTNMDEFAMGSSNENSYFGAVKNPLDEERVPGGSSGGSAAAVAADCALVALGSDTGGSVRQPASFCGIVGLKPTYGRVSRYGLVAFGSSFDQIGVLSKTVEDAALVLEVIAGEDPRDATSSNAPVPHYSAEMKFSDTIARIAELAPSAKGLELQGLKIGVPKEFFTEDLNSEVYSIIRSRLDMLSEKGATLVEISLPYSEYALAAYYILATAEASSNLARYDGARYGYRAEQVQDLNEMYVRSRSEGFGAEVKRRIMLGTYVLSAGYYDAYYKKAQKVRTLIREDYRKAFKDVDVIVSPTSPFPPFKLGDKLSDPLQMYLADIYTVPMNLAGVPAISVPAGLTAQGLPVGIQFVADSFAETKLFQVAHALEAHV